The Ficedula albicollis isolate OC2 chromosome 6, FicAlb1.5, whole genome shotgun sequence genome has a window encoding:
- the LOC107603325 gene encoding LOW QUALITY PROTEIN: CUB and zona pellucida-like domain-containing protein 1 (The sequence of the model RefSeq protein was modified relative to this genomic sequence to represent the inferred CDS: inserted 1 base in 1 codon), whose amino-acid sequence MQLLRQLLLLPLFTALALTEGNSIEFTGVPRCGASLHQPNKALRIQLNANASCIWKIQRDANQTIRLIFSYFKFAPSSSCESESIKVFDGPSTDSPLLGQVCDGTDAVPVLESSSDSLTFLITTNSEAFTQNFFVYYYFFHQGTENCGGQLTGPNGTFSSPNYPAPYPQFRHCVWHIQAPRNSKINLQFQDFFLELDRNCQLDFTAVYDGPTTDSGLLGKVCGRAQPTFESSSNTMTVVLSTDDTNSYRGFSAQYSSVPLPGPTEPNTTLTCSPYSMKIVLSKSYLASLGFSEADLQLNDPSCRPVVTDPVIFSFPLASCGIIKKDEGHRITYTNTISLAPAGSTITRQRSTIIAQCRMKNNENREIMXTTTNSAMQKLTARGRYNITMAFYQSDSFSKPIQYAPYYVDLNQTLFAEATLHCTDPNLQVFIDTCTASPEPDFGSLTYDLIRSGCNKDDTVVTYPAFENHGRFKFRAFRFLQSFPSVYLQCDIVICDSNNTNSRRARGCISRQKRDISPYTWQTNTVVGPIRLKRDLRAAEHSESLTEVEPEKTPNLQQYNFYTLAFVVLISNILTVVAVTLKHHKHQAGHSYQNVQSPF is encoded by the exons GGGTGCCTCGCTGTGGGGCTTCACTTCATCAGCCCAACAAAGCATTAAGGATTCAACTAAATGCAAATGCAAGCTGCATCTGGAAAATCCAGAGGGATGCAAACCAAACAATTAGGCTCATTTTCTCCTATTTTAA ATTTGCTCCTTCTTCAAGCTGTGAATCAGAAAGCATTAAAGTGTTTGATGGTCCCTCCACTGATTCACCTCTTCTTGGGCAAGTGTGTGATGGCACAGATGCAGTCCCAGTGCTTGAATCATCCTCAGACAGTTTAACTTTTCTCATAACAACCAACTCTGAGGCTTTCACACAGAACTTCTTTGTCTACTACTACTTCTTTCACCAGG GAACTGAAAATTGTGGGGGGCAATTAACTGGTCCCAATGGGACATTCAGCAGCCCCAACTACCCAGCACCTTACCCTCAATTCAGACACTGTGTCTGGCACATACAAGCACCAAGAAACTCAAAGATAAACTTACAGTTCCAGGATTTTTT cctggagtTGGACAGAAACTGCCAACTTGACTTCACAGCAGTCTATGATGGGCCCACCACAGACTCTGGATTACTGGGGAAAGTGTGTGGCCGTGCCCAGCCCACATTTGAGTCTTCCTCAAACACAATGACAGTTGTGCTGTCCACAGATGACACCAACTCCTACAGAGGATTTTCAGCTCAGTATTCCAGTGTTCCCCTGCCAGGTCCCACGGAGCCCAACA CAACCCTTACATGCTCTCCATACAGCATGAAAATTGTTCTGAGCAAGTCTTACCTGGCCTCCCTTGGCTTTAGCGAAGCTGACCTGCAGCTGAATGATCCATCTTGCAGACCAGTTGTAACAGATCCAGTGATCTTCTCCTTCCCATTGGCCAGCTGTGGAATAATTAAAAAG GATGAAGGTCACAGGATCACTTACACCAACACCATCTCCCTGGctccagctggcagcaccaTCACCCGCCAGAGGAGCACCATCATTGCTCAGTGCAGAATGAAGAACAACGAAAACCGAGAAATCA TCACCACAACAAACAGTGCCATGCAGAAGCTGACTGCCAGGGGGAGGTACAACATCACCATGGCCTTCTACCAGTCAGATTCCTTCTCCAAGCCCATACAATACGCCCCATACTACGTAGACTTGAACCAAACTCTCTTTGCTGAAGCGACTCTTCATTGCACTGACCCAAATCTCCAGGTGTTCATTGATACCTGCACAGCATCTCCAGAGCCTGATTTTGGATCGCTGACATACGACTTGATCAGGAGTGG CTGCAATAAAGATGACACTGTGGTAACCTACCCAGCATTTGAAAACCACGGAAGATTCAAATTTCGGGCCTTCAGGTTCCTGCAGAGCTTCCCATCAGTTTATCTGCAGTGTGACATTGTGATCTGTGACAGCAACAACACCAACTCTCGCCGTGCCAGAGGCTGCATCTCCAGGCAGAAGAGAGACATCTCTCCATACACATGGCAAACTAACACTGTAGTGGGGCCCATCCGCCTGAAAAGAGATCTCAGGGCTGCTGAGCACTCAg AATCCCTCACTGAAGTGGAAcctgaaaaaacaccaaacctgCAACAATACAACTTCTACACTCTGGcatttgtggttttaatttcaaacattCTCACTGTGGTAGCTGTGACACTGAAACATCACAAACACCAGGCAGGACACAGCTATCAAAATGTCCAGAGCCCATTTTAA
- the C6H10orf88 gene encoding uncharacterized protein C10orf88 homolog: MVSVGIVSQARNMEVYVGEEYCGTGRGQSRGARPAPGETEEVTLYHKYLKFECPATSCRIKLLSFGEKHRVLISKIILEVKAVSAKLATDFPSLGSGIDLDRVQTIMESMGSKLSPGAQQLMDMVRCQQNNSFPLGDKLSWILGKHCDFGGAMDGLRSAALQSSPSPSASEPLPVKNHLTSEAVQKDLKVTRDLSSEVPERGNTLDSERLSTQQNAVDLRNDLKVMGSLQVQQQGGDTPNVANPQVLLPFLQNLCTQVSHLRLKDGEKHLGKSAVAKEEGVQSAGVEQQPICSYLEKIISKNLDLMEKKLMDYIDCQIQALQTHIDNKMFLLMDLVQNSKPNKISQAHYDSNEGFSNGER; encoded by the exons ATGGTGTCGGTGGGGATCGTGAGCCAGGCCCGGAACATGGAGGTGTACGTGGGTGAGGAGTACTGCGGCACCGGCCGGGGACAGAGCCGCGGCGCCCGCCCGGCCCCGGG TGAAACTGAAGAGGTTACTTTATACCACAAGTACCTTAAGTTTGAATGCCCTGCAACCTCCTGTAGAATTAAG CTGCTCTCCTTTGGTGAGAAACACAGAGTACTCATCAGTAAAATAATTCTAGAAGTGAAAGCAGTGTCTGCAAAACTAGCAACTGATTTTCCTTCACTAGGCTCAGGCATAGATCTAGACAGAGTACAAACTATAATGGAATCCATGGGGTCTAAGTTGTCTCCAGGTGCTCAGCAGCTCATGGACATGGTCCGGTGTCAGCAGAAT AACAGTTTCCCTCTTGGAGACAAACTCAGTTGGATCTTGGGGAAACATTGTGACTTTGGAGGTGCAATGGATGGATTGCGCAGTGCAGCTCTTCAGTCATCACCGAGTCCATCAGCCAGTGAGCCTTTGCCTGTTAAAAATCATTTAACAAGTGAAGCAGTGCAGAAAGATTTAAAAGTAACTCGTGATCTGAGCTCTGAGGTACCTGAAAGAGGGAATACTTTGGATTCTGAAAGACTTTCTACCCAGCAAAATGCAGTTGACCTCAGGAATGATTTGAAAGTCATGGGATCTTTGCAAGTGCAGCAACAAGGAGGTGACACTCCAAATGTGGCCAACCCACAGGtgctccttccttttcttcaaaaCTTGTGCACTCAGGTGAGTCACCTTCGGCTCAAGGATGGAGAGAAGCACCTTGGGAAGAGTGCAGTGGCTAAAGAGGAAGGTGTTCAGAGTGCTGG AGTGGAACAGCAACCTATTTGCTCCTATTTGGAAAAGATAATTTCAAAAAACCTGGATCTGATGGAGAAGAAACTGATGGACTATATTGACTGCCAAATCCAGGCTCTTCAGACACACATAGacaataaaatgtttctcttgATGGACTTGGTTCAAaactcaaaaccaaacaaaatttcCCAAGCACACTATGATTCTAATGAGGGCTTTTCTAATGGAGAGAGATAG
- the LOC101818307 gene encoding disintegrin and metalloproteinase domain-containing protein 9-like — MVMHSLFLFTFGLISTGNPFWIKGVSSEHTSRLSTLEIIIPRSLTGREKHPPSSHEGHSDDNLSYSVKTRNGTYLLKLKKNKKLLSDDFKLYTYGENGKLQATPSKNETHCYYHGTVEGLADSTLALSTCDGLRGILYIGGKWYGMEPLNTSSTFEHVLYELEDVQGNPFHCGVLNGSLEHEVFVKQSVKHTFSSNSTSSRNRLLREKRAVLPQKSYVELFVVVDHNRFLLKNSDPAAVQKEIVELINYVDGMYTALNIQIVLVGLEVWTDANHIPVMNGSAGDVLSRFVSWRQKDLLKRSRNDVGHLIIGRSSFSGSIGMAFVGTVCSHVQGGSISTLNHNKMLRHATVVAHELGHNLGMKHDDKRCPASYIMHSTDSGSRNFSTCSADDFETFILNGGGNCLRNPPKTSNVYKEPVCGNNVVDNNEECDCGKPQECSNPCCDAATCKLTPGSQCAQGLCCKNCKFKVAGAECRARQDVCDLPEYCNGSTAYCPDDVYIMNGHPCSNSKAYCYYGVCQSFDSQCESIYGKGARKAPDICFEKANIKGDRFGNCGMKGGMYKKCPVQHSLCGKLQCTSVSLQNLPAWSVVNNASGVLCWSSDFDFGSDIPDPAQVHDGTACGENKACLGFECVDARYLGYSCDVKQKCNNNGVCNNNGNCHCNPGWAPPFCNQSGYGGSVDSGPAHKDTSLRDGLLIFFFLVLPVAILTAVAVLKRDAVRRKLCRKSRGQHRDTNGQEPKQGNRASHETASNQPAASSHNIFTILHFPGTRQQVQTQHPAASSGPQRPPVPPRPVV, encoded by the exons ATGGTAATGCACAGCCTATTTTTGTTCACTTTTGGACTAATTTCTACTGGAAACCCTTTTTGGATAAAAG GTGTATCCTCTGAACACACATCCAGACTTTCTACATTAGAAATAATCATTCCTCGAAGTCTGACAGGTAGAGAGAAACATCCCCCATCTTCTCATGAG gGGCATTCAGATGACAATCTTTCTTACTCAGTTAAAACCAGAAATGGAACATACCTCctaaagctgaagaaaaataa gaAACTTCTTAGTGATGACTTTAAGCTGTACACTtatggggaaaatgggaaactGCAGGCAACACCATCCAAAAATGAG ACACACTGTTATTATCATGGCACTGTTGAAGGACTTGCTGACTCCACACTTGCTCTTAGCACATGTGATGGCCTTAG GGGAATTCTCTACATTGGAGGCAAGTGGTATGGAATGGAGCCCCTCAACACATCCAGCACATTTGAGCACGTGCTTTATGAACTGGAAGATGTGCAGGGTAACCCCTTCCACTGTGGGGTGCTGAATGGCAGCCTGGAGCATGAGGTGTTTGTGAAGCAATCTGTGAAACACACATTTTCATCAAACAGTACctccagcaggaacaggctcctcagg GAGAAGCGAGCTGTCCTGCCCCAGAAGAGCTATGTAGAATTATTCGTGGTTGTGGATCACAACAGG tttttgcTGAAGAATTCTGACCCTGCTGCAGTGCAAAAGGAAATAGTGGAGCTGATTAATTATGTTGATGGG atgtatACAGCATTAAACATTCAGATTGTTTTGGTTGGATTGGAGGTTTGGACAGATGCTAACCACATACCTGTGATGAATGGTTCAGCTGGAGATGTGCTGAGTAGATTTGTTTCTTGGAGACAGAAAGATCTTCTGAAGCGCTCAAGAAATGATGTTGGTCACCTCATAAT AGGCAGAAGCTCTTTCAGTGGATCCATTGGAATGGCTTTTGTGGGTACTGTGTGCTCACATGTCCAGGGAGGGTCAATCAGCACT CTGAATCATAACAAAATGTTACGTCATGCCACAGTAGTTGCACACGAACTGGGGCACAATCTGGGAATGAAACATGATGATAAGAGGTGTCCTGCATCCTATATCATGCACAGCACAGATAG TGGATCCAGGAATTTCAGCACCTGTAGCGCTGATGATTTTGAGACCTTTATTCTTAATGGAGGAGGAAACTGCCTTAGAAATCCTCCCAAAACAAGTAATGTGTACAAAGAACCTGTCTGTGGTAACAATGTGGTGGATAACAATGAAGAATGTGATTGTGGGAAACCACAG GAATGCTCCAACCCCTGCTGTGATGCTGCCACCTGCAAACTCACACCTGGCTCACAATGTGCTCAAGGACTGTGCTGCAAAAACTGCAAG TTTAaagtggcaggagcagagtgcAGAGCAAGACAAGATGTCTGTGATCTCCCTGAGTACTGCAATGGAAGCACTGCCTACTGCCCAGATGATGTTTACATCATGAATGGTCACCCATGCAGCAACAGCAAGGCTTATTGCTACTATGGAGTGTGCCAGAGCTTTGATTCACAGTGTGAATCTATCTATGGCAAAG gGGCACGAAAAGCACCTGATATATgctttgaaaaagcaaatattaaagGAGATAGGTTTGGAAACTGTGGAATGAAAGGTGGAATGTACAAGAAATGCCCTGTGCA GCACAGTCTGTGTGGGAAGCTCCAGTGCACATCTGTCAGTCTTCAAaacctcccagcctggagcGTTGTCAATAACGCATCTGGGGTTTTATGCTGGTCCTCTGACTTTGACTTCGGGTCAGATATCCCTGATCCTGCTCAAGTTCATGATGGGACAGCCTGTGGAGAGAACAAG GCCTGTTTAGGTTTTGAATGTGTTGATGCAAGATATCTGGGCTACAGCTGTGATGTAAAGCAGAAGTGTAATAATAATGGG GTGTGTAACAACAATGGGAATTGCCACTGCAATCCAGGATGGGCCCCTCCATTCTGTAACCAGTCTGGCTACGGTGGCAGTGTTGACAGTGGTCCAGCTCACAAAG ATACATCACTTCGGGATGGGctgctgattttcttcttccttgtgcTGCCTGTAGCCATCCTCACTGCAGTAGCAGTACTTAAACGTGATGCAGTAAGGAGAAAActttgcaggaaaagcagaggacaGCACAG GGATACCAATGGGCAGGAACCAAAGCAAGGAAACAGAGCAAGTCATGAAACAGCAAGTAATCAG cctgctgcATCAAGTCACAATATTTTTACCATATTGCATTTTCCTGGTACAAG GCAGCAAGTCCAAacccagcatcctgcagcttcctcaggaCCTCAGCGACCCCCAGTCCCACCCAGACCAGTTGTCTGA
- the PSTK gene encoding L-seryl-tRNA(Sec) kinase, whose amino-acid sequence GLAAPAPPGCERFLRCCRRQGLLPAAEGGPGAASRPLVLLLDDNFYYQSMRYEVFQLARKYSLGFCQLFLECPLECCLQRNRLRSDPVPEQTIQLMARKIEMPDLRKNAWEQHSLILNSSDCISEDDEQIMNLLATALENPERPNEEDTEQKEAARAICAASAVHQADQACRRVISQAMQDAKGTSSTCPTCPTC is encoded by the exons gggctggccgCGCCCGCGCCGCCGGGCTGCGAGCGCTTCCTGCGCTGCTGCCGCCGCCAGGGACTGCTGCCCGCCGCCGAGGGTGGGCCCGGAGCCGCCTCCCGGCCGCTCGTCCTCCTGCTGGATGACAACTTCTATTACCAGAGCATGCGCTACGAGGTGTTCCAGCTGGCCCGCAAAT ATTCCTTGGGCTTCTGCCAGTTATTTTTAGAGTGCCCACTGGaatgctgcctgcagaggaatcGCCTCAGAAGTGATCCCGTGCCTGAGCAGACAATACAATTAATGGCAAGGAAAATAGAAATGCCAGATCTCAGGAAAAACGcttgggagcagcacagcctcatTCTGAATAGTTCTGATTGCATCTCAGAGGATGA TGAGCAGATCATGAACTTGCTGGCCACTGCTTTGGAAAATCCAGAGAGGCCAAACGAGGAGGACACGGAGCAAAAG gaggcagctcgAGCCATCTGTGCAGCCAGTGCTGTCCATCAGGCTGACCAGGCGTGCAGGAGGGTCATCTCTCAGGCAATGCAGGATGCCAAAGGTACCTCTTCTACCTGTCCTACCTGTCCTACCTGCTAA